The segment aaaaaaaatttattgatttccTTATCTAggtatttattatatcattagtcatcttatgaattgattagatgttttgaagaataatgaatttacctgcgtacctttttaaaaaatgttgttcgtaactttaaaaaaaaagcagaatTAAAGGTAATTTTCAAccattttgataaaaagaaatatattagtGTGTATttgtaaatgatgtttttacttttaaatgaccgtaaaaatatgttgatgtggtcatctatagtttttggGATATGGGGCCCTGAAAATACACTATTCTTAATAATTGGATTTAAAACATCGGGCTCGGAAACAACGAAGGCCCCTACTCTGGGGCAAAATTTTTTagggtcatctactagtggtataccactatcacTCTAATGATATGGTCAactggtcatctctagaatttgagattcgggtcccctcttatagaacactattcaatcattataatggggttttaaacatccGGCCCTGAAGCATCGAGGGCCTTtaccctgagggctgaaattttcagagtcatctacaagtggtaaaccactgccactgtAAAAATgtggtgatatggtcatctctagtttatgagatattggaccctaaagaatatgcaaaataatcattataatgggattttaaacatcggactctgaaacatcggaaacaaaacttctctaaaacagaggtttagctcgaataaaatttgcacaaacagacagacagactgatagattaataaaaaaaaattcttaaaactttttcacttacaatttcagaacacattCAGAATTAACCaagtactttaattttttcaattaattacctCAGTTAAGTTCTctgtgtaattccattacacacatgttcaatttgcagcataaaaataaaatcggaAAAACGAAACTTAACATGTACAGATGAATGAAGATATATGCAACCTGGGAGTaaagaaacattgattttaatccttaacggatttccataaatattttttttataaaatctgaacaaaAAAACGTGAGGGaaaaaccctactatggggaaAAGCTACAATATAGTAGCTTCCCCCGtgggaaaggctactatatagtaggttttccgggggaaAATGTAACTAGGGGGGAAAATTGCTATACAACACTGGAACAAAATGGCGTTTCTCGAACGGATATCAGACATGTTGAGATGATGTAACTTTCCACCTTAAAACCAATGACGAAATATTTCCTTTACATAACGGGTGATGCATCACATTGAGAGTATTATTTGCATCTAATATAAATAATTCagtgaaaacaatcattttacGGGTACAcactgtggtttttttttcagggatATGGACTGACACTTCTCCTGTCCAAATTTATCCAAGTACAGGtcaatataaaaatgttaatgacAAATTCTCTTACACAATAATCTAATCGTATATATATAGTGTTATCACAAAATGTGGCCGTTTCACAAGTAATACTATTTTACATTGCATCCTCTCAAGAAAAATGGAAAGGGATGCAAAAAtactgaatgtacatgtattgggGTCTTTTCTTTGTGGGGGATATTATTAGGTTTAATGTGTTTGCGTTTTTAAAAGACTGtatgaaatgaatattattgaactatagtttcgggtttttttttaatttttaaagtaattaaaattagtTTCTTATAGAAAGATCAATTTGACCTTATTGATAAAATGCAACCATAAATTCTTCTATCACTCAAGGTATTggctaaattttttttcattttgaatatatttcagTCAGTGTTGCTTCCAAGtcttatcataggaatcattaTTAATATAGAAAACGTAGCTCTGCATGTACTATTTATCTACGCTTTGGAGCTCGGAATCGGGTGAGCATTTTTACTTTACGCCTGTATTAAAATATGTAGGGTTTCCCATCCAATTACGTTCAAATACCTACTTAAGTGTTATGAATAGATTAAAGATTTAAGTAGTTACAATATTTCTATGTCCATTAAAAACTATGATATGATGCAATTCATGATCACTGCTAATCTTTTGTTGACACTGTGGTTCTAAAACACTGGCttaaagtacaatttttttgaTCACCAAAAATATAGTCTGTGTTTCAAATAAactataattaaaaatttaggtCATACACCTCAGAAGTTTATGAgcctttaaaaacattttttaactaataaaaaaggtagttttcaaaattgtatcgGTCCAAGATTGTGAAAACTTTGGTGTTGTAATAGTTGCacaactttttttctttcaaacgaCGTTGTTTAAGTTCatgcaaattaaatattttacagtttGTATGATAGCAGCATATGGTTTGTTGGCTTTAAAGACATAAATGTTGTCCAAAACCAAAGGGCAAGAGCaacattagaattttttctGAAACAAGTTATTATTATGTCATGACGTCAtatatacattattttcttCTAGAGGAGCCGCTATCGCTGTTGTCTTAAGCCAGTGGACTTCAGTCATTATTCATGTATTGTTTATAGCTTGTACGGGCTACAAGAAAGACACTTGGAAAGGtcaagtattaatttttaaagttatgtGTCGGAAAAGGACGGAGCAAGAATAGTTATTCTAGGgcataaaaaaagaagaattctACTTAGTATTTATATCCAAAACTGTCATAGTGTTTACTGTAAATTTTAGACAGTGATAAATGGTAAAGAATTCTAGGTCTAGTTTACAATCTTTATATTCAACCACCTCCTTCTGCTGTtggattcaatatttttgtaatcatCTATTTTATTTCCATCAATTATTAGATTACACACTTTGCTGCATTTATATGACCTTCAGTCTTAATTATTTAGCACCCATTGTACTCGTAGTAATCAGTTATAAGAccttttttgtaaagaaaattaattactCAACTCATAGGATTACGATTGTCGTCGCTGAAACGCAACAAAATTGTAACATGGTGTTTATCTTCACAATGGCGCAACTCGTTTACTATGGTGCACAGAAATATAATTATTGCAAGCTGCTATGGTAAAAACCCCATTTGGAGAATTCTGTTAATGATAACTAATCGTATTAATAgttcttttgttttgatttattaaggctggaacaaattgtgtttaaacGGATGGAGTACTTTTCTAAAACTAGCTGTTCCAGGAATATTCATGTTATGTCTGGAAATTTGGACCGCCgaaatgacaacatttttcactGGTAAGTTTTAGATTCCcataatcattttatattattattggtttaaaataatttaaccccctccccccccccccaaaaaaaaaaaattcttaagatttggaaaacaaatatgattttaaatcgTTTTTAGATTATTAATGGaatgaaaatttgtaaaatttaaaacatcttttgATTCTAATTCAAAATACTCGTATATTCATCATGTACTTTACTAACTTTATATAGtcttaatgtattattttttaaggaataTGTACTAACCTcactttatttagttttaatgTATTATTTTCTTGTAGGACTAACAAGTAAAACAGAATTGGCTGCATATGCTAGCTTGTTTATTGTTGGATTGATGATTACAGGTGTATGTACACTTaaacatgcaacaaaaatcttgGATTTATATCCATTCTTAATTTTGATTAGTGTTACGTATTTAAATCGACAATGTGCTGattcatttcacatttttttcatcaattgtttttgtttttaatacagGTCGTCTTTGGTATGTCTGTTGCAGTGAGCATGCGCGTGGGTATTCATTTGGGAGCTGGAAATTCAGATCAAGCTAATGTATCTTCTAGGGTTACAATAGGTTTTGGATGTAAGTACTAACACTGCCAAAGAAACACATGTGAACCGCATAAACTTTGTTTATCGGATACATTATTGGCTTTTGGTAAAATAACGtttattattttgcaattttttttcaaatcgaaGAACAAGTTAAACCGCAAACAGCGAACACTTTGGCCTGCACGAAAAGAAATCATTTACTGttctttgttatatttataataaactGTGTTATTCCAAtaatattgatttcttttttataagaATGCCTTTCAAAACACAATTAAACAGCTTTGTTTAACTTttggggggggtggggggtgggtggatgggttttttttatattgtttttattttattataacaaCAAAGATAGACAGCGTCATGCATAATATTAAACATTATCCCTAACTTCCTTTCATTCTGAGagttataataattattattattattgttattattatctatttatttatttcaactttgAGCCATTAGGTTCATTAGCATTGCACACATAGCAATATGAGAGGCACGCAAAATGCCAAGCCATGAGGCGCTAAGGAGAGCAATATGCATTGCAtctattacatttttaaacaattatttgaaccatattatatatatatatatatatatatatatatatatatatatatatatatatatatatatatatatatatatatactgttttCAATTTCTAAGAACTTGCAATTAAACTTGAATATAACACTAAAGTAAGTAAAGCTATCAACAAAATTTAGAATCTGTCTATTGTATGACCAATGTCCTTTTGTTTGTAATTTACCTCAATTTctgaaaataacaatttttttttttggctataTTAACGATAAGATGTCATTTAGCagtgtatttatataacatttttaataccTTAGTTTGAAACAACGGACTTACATTGCAAAACTTCCATTCCTCAAATCCAGTATATTCACATGCAACATAACTTACTGAGTACATACTGAAAATTAACATTGATCTTAGCtatagaaagtaaaaaaaaaccaaaagttatcaaaaagtTTTGTGCTAATGATATATGGACCATACTAATCTAAGTTTGCTatctaataataatattttgttttttagtttgttttgcTGTGGTTATTGCTGTTCTTCTAATTTCTCTTAAAGATGTCATACCTCATTTTTTCTCAAACAATGAGTaagtatttcaatatttttatgcaCAAATAGTTCCTTAAAATTTCTGTGatgtttattatgaatattgtatcaatttgtcTGACAAACCTGCTTCAAACTGTAAATTAAGGGCCATTACAATCGATATTCGTTTGTCAAATTACACGCTGTTAAGTTTACTGCAGTGTGCTATAGCTGGACCAAAATA is part of the Magallana gigas chromosome 3, xbMagGiga1.1, whole genome shotgun sequence genome and harbors:
- the LOC105335461 gene encoding multidrug and toxin extrusion protein 2-like isoform X3, with amino-acid sequence MLPNLVSQGFCGHIGKEEGDGVALSINIVVALGNAVLLGLSSAADTLFSQIQGSGNREELGVVLQRGTLIMLLCCFPCCAILLNAGLICRLVGQDEEVARVAGEYVTILMAGLPGYGLTLLLSKFIQVQSVLLPSLIIGIIINIENVALHVLFIYALELGIGGAAIAVVLSQWTSVIIHVLFIACTGYKKDTWKGWNKLCLNGWSTFLKLAVPGIFMLCLEIWTAEMTTFFTGLTSKTELAAYASLFIVGLMITGVVFGMSVAVSMRVGIHLGAGNSDQANVSSRVTIGFGFCFAVVIAVLLISLKDVIPHFFSNNEAVVSMATSFTPLLAIFKFFEIYQIMCTGILRGIGFQTFGAVVNFIGSFLIGFPVALSLMLASPLRVAG